From the genome of Plectropomus leopardus isolate mb chromosome 13, YSFRI_Pleo_2.0, whole genome shotgun sequence, one region includes:
- the jakmip2 gene encoding janus kinase and microtubule-interacting protein 2 isoform X1 has product MAKKGRTKSEKPEALISALQAANEDLRSKLTDIQIELHQEKCKVSKLERDKVQEVKRVREQEQHRHTAMLTEQRAKWHEEKQKELQALRENLTRQHEQELARHAKIKDQENQRLKAALNAMRDGSGEKVRTALTLEAKEDARRFFDQERVKLLQEIAELKSLKKQTDEALSTMIQSDKMKAGDLRVEHQQHQEQISKIKWDCERDIRRLVDEIKSKDRTIFALEKELESTAGFLQKLQLQKDALDEQLFLVKEAECGLGSPKREIPGRAGDGAEHCGSPDLRRNQRRIAELNSTIRKLEDRNSLLVDERNELLKRVRESEKQCKPLLDKNKLLSKRNDDLTQTIQKLDEKLKSLAKENNEMKEKISSHPPLKKLKSLNDLDQAHDDQEIAFLKLQVLEQQSMIDELTRDREKLLRKKRHKRSSRPIKRHIVVDTFFGYDEESMDSESSSVASFRMDRTPATPDEDLEEGLANEESELRFRQLTREYQALQRAYALLQEQKGGILDAEMEAKAQEQLQADVLRYKAKIEDLEKELTLKGQDSKWVEEKQLFLRRNQELLEKVEKMESECSRAQQELQDSKDQNELLEFRILELEERERRSPPFNHLRMHPFSEGVSALQIYCMKEGVKDVCIPDLIKLLDILGDNGNLRNEEQVAIIQASTVLSLAEKWIQQIEGTEAALHQKMMDLEIEMEMFCKQKGYLEEELDYRKQALDQAYMQIQELEATLYNALQQDKVIKYGEPLDELQKDELRTAVEKLRRQMLRKSREYDCQILQERMELLHQAHQRIRDLEDKTEIQRRQIKDLEEKVVCQLGDLVCDCSVIYFLDKCGTVCVAVAASVITSVTAVSVGGCVVCRPWTFVLQILFFWVFFNGGGVLRILPRMTDFF; this is encoded by the exons ATGGCCAAGAAAGGGCGTACGAAGAGCGAGAAGCCCGAAGCGCTCATCTCTGCCCTCCAGGCAGCCAACGAAGACCTCAGGTCCAAGCTGACTGACATTCAGATAGAACTACACCAAGAAAAATGCAAG GTGAGCAAACTGGAGCGCGACAAGGTTCAGGAGGTGAAGCGGGTGCGAGAGCAGGAGCAGCACCGTCACACTGCCATGTTGACAGAGCAACGGGCCAAGTGGCACGAGGAGAAGCAAAAGGAGCTCCAGGCTCTCAGGGAAAACCTGACGCGGCAGCATGAGCAGGAGCTGGCCCGCCACGCCAAAATCAAAGACCAGGAGAACCAGAGGCTCAAAGCCGCACTGAACGCCATGCGCGACGGCAGCGGAGAGAAG GTGCGCACAGCGCTGACCCTGGAAGCCAAGGAGGACGCACGGCGCTTCTTTGACCAGGAGAGAGTGAAGCTCCTGCAGGAGATTGCCGAGCTGAAGAGTCTGAAGAAGCAGACGGACGAGGCTCTCAGCACCATGATCCAGTCGGACAAGATGAAGGCTGGCGACCTGCGGGTGGagcaccagcagcaccaggAGCAGATCTCCAAAATCAAGTGGGACTGTGAGAGGGACATCCGCAGACTG GTGGATGAAATCAAATCTAAAGACCGCACCATCTTTGCTCTGGAGAAGGAGCTGGAGTCAACAGCGGGTTTCTTACAGAAGCTGCAGCTTCAGAAGGACGCATTGGATGAGCAGCTGTTCCTCGTCAAGGAGGCTGAGTGCGGCCTGGGGAGCCCGAAAAGAGAGATTCCAGGCAGAGCTGGAGATGGAGCTGAGCACTGTGGTAGCCCA GACTTGAGGAGAAACCAGAGGCGCATTGCTGAACTCAACTCAACTATACGAAAATTAGAGGATCGCAACTCACTGCTAGTTGACGAGAGGAATGAACTG CTGAAGCGAGTCCGAGAGTCAGAGAAGCAGTGTAAGCCCCTGCTGGACAAGAACAAGCTGCTGAGTAAAAGGAACGATGATTTGACTCAGACCATCCAGAAGCTGGATGAGAAACTCAAGAGCCTGGCCAAGGAGAACAACGAGATG AAGGAGAAGATCAGCTCCCATCCTCCGCTGAAAAAGCTGAAGTCTCTGAATGACCTGGACCAAGCACATGATGACCAGGAAATAGCTTTTCTCAAGCTTCAAGTCCTGGAGCAACAAAGCATGATTGATGAGCTAACAcga GACCGAGAAAAACTACTACGAAAGAAAAGGCATAAAAGAAGTTCGAGGCCAATAAAG AGGCACATCGTAGTAGACACCTTTTTTGGGTACGATGAAGAGTCAATGGACTCGGAGTCGTCTTCAGTGGCTTCGTTTCGGATGGACAGAACTCCTGCTACTCCTGATGAAGACCTGGAAGAG GGTCTTGCCAATGAGGAGTCGGAGCTGCGTTTCCGTCAGCTGACCAGGGAGTATCAGGCCTTACAGCGAGCCTACGCCCTGCTGCAGGAACAGAAAGGAGGCATTTTGGACGCTGAGATGGAAGCAAAA GCTCAGGAGCAGCTCCAAGCAGACGTTCTCAGGTATAAAGCCAAAATAGAGGACTTGGAGAAGGAACTAACCCTGAAGGGACAG GACTCCAAATGGGTGGAGGAGAAGCAGCTCTTCTTACGGAGAAATCAGGAGCTACTGGAGAAG GTGGAAAAGATGGAGTCAGAGTGCAGTCGGGcacagcaggagctgcaggactCCAAAGACCAGAATGAACTGCTGGAGTTTCGGATACTGGAGCTGGAG GAGCGTGAGAGGAGGTCCCCTCCATTCAACCACCTGAGGATGCATCCGTTCTCTGAGGGAGTCAGTGCGCTGCAGATCTACTGTATGAAGGAAGGGGTCAAG GACGTGTGCATACCAGACCTCATCAAACTTCTTGACATCCTGGGAGACAATGGG AACTTAAGAAATGAGGAGCAAGTGGCTATTATTCAGGCTAGCACTGTTTTGTCACTGGCAGAAAAG TGGATTCAGCAGATTGAGGGGACAGAGGCAGCGCTGCACCAGAAGATGATGGACCTGGAGATAGAGATG GAGATGTTCTGTAAACAGAAAGGATATCTAGAGGAGGAGCTGGACTATAGAAAACAGGCCCTGGACCAGGCCTACATg CAAATCCAGGAGTTGGAAGCAACATTATACAATGCCCTGCAGCAGGACAAG GTGATAAAGTACGGTGAACCTCTGGACGAGCTTCAGAAGGACGAACTGCGGACCGCAGTGGAGAAGCTGAGGAGGCAGATGCTGAGGAAGAGTCGGGAGTACGACTGCCAGATCCTCCAGGAGAGGATGGAGCTGTTGCACCAGGCGCACCAG AGAATTCGTGACCTTGAAGACAAGACAGAAATCCAGAGGAGGCAAATTAAAGACCTGGAGGAAAAG gtgGTGTGTCAGCTTGGAGATCTTGTTTGTGACtgcagtgttatttattttctggaCAAGTGTGGGACAGTATGCGTAGCAGTGGCTGCTAGTGTTATTACATCAGTGACTGCTGTCAGTGTTGGTGGATGTGTCGTGTGTCGGCCCTGGACGTTCGTACTTCAGATTTTattcttttgggttttttttaacggGGGTGGGGTTCTCAGGATACTGCCCAggatgacagattttttttaa
- the jakmip2 gene encoding janus kinase and microtubule-interacting protein 2 isoform X2 — MAKKGRTKSEKPEALISALQAANEDLRSKLTDIQIELHQEKCKVSKLERDKVQEVKRVREQEQHRHTAMLTEQRAKWHEEKQKELQALRENLTRQHEQELARHAKIKDQENQRLKAALNAMRDGSGEKVRTALTLEAKEDARRFFDQERVKLLQEIAELKSLKKQTDEALSTMIQSDKMKAGDLRVEHQQHQEQISKIKWDCERDIRRLVDEIKSKDRTIFALEKELESTAGFLQKLQLQKDALDEQLFLVKEAECGLGSPKREIPGRAGDGAEHCGSPDLRRNQRRIAELNSTIRKLEDRNSLLVDERNELLKRVRESEKQCKPLLDKNKLLSKRNDDLTQTIQKLDEKLKSLAKENNEMKEKISSHPPLKKLKSLNDLDQAHDDQEIAFLKLQVLEQQSMIDELTRDREKLLRKKRHKRSSRPIKRHIVVDTFFGYDEESMDSESSSVASFRMDRTPATPDEDLEEGLANEESELRFRQLTREYQALQRAYALLQEQKGGILDAEMEAKAQEQLQADVLRYKAKIEDLEKELTLKGQDSKWVEEKQLFLRRNQELLEKVEKMESECSRAQQELQDSKDQNELLEFRILELEERERRSPPFNHLRMHPFSEGVSALQIYCMKEGVKDVCIPDLIKLLDILGDNGNLRNEEQVAIIQASTVLSLAEKWIQQIEGTEAALHQKMMDLEIEMEMFCKQKGYLEEELDYRKQALDQAYMQIQELEATLYNALQQDKVIKYGEPLDELQKDELRTAVEKLRRQMLRKSREYDCQILQERMELLHQAHQRIRDLEDKTEIQRRQIKDLEEKFLFLFLFFSLAFILWP; from the exons ATGGCCAAGAAAGGGCGTACGAAGAGCGAGAAGCCCGAAGCGCTCATCTCTGCCCTCCAGGCAGCCAACGAAGACCTCAGGTCCAAGCTGACTGACATTCAGATAGAACTACACCAAGAAAAATGCAAG GTGAGCAAACTGGAGCGCGACAAGGTTCAGGAGGTGAAGCGGGTGCGAGAGCAGGAGCAGCACCGTCACACTGCCATGTTGACAGAGCAACGGGCCAAGTGGCACGAGGAGAAGCAAAAGGAGCTCCAGGCTCTCAGGGAAAACCTGACGCGGCAGCATGAGCAGGAGCTGGCCCGCCACGCCAAAATCAAAGACCAGGAGAACCAGAGGCTCAAAGCCGCACTGAACGCCATGCGCGACGGCAGCGGAGAGAAG GTGCGCACAGCGCTGACCCTGGAAGCCAAGGAGGACGCACGGCGCTTCTTTGACCAGGAGAGAGTGAAGCTCCTGCAGGAGATTGCCGAGCTGAAGAGTCTGAAGAAGCAGACGGACGAGGCTCTCAGCACCATGATCCAGTCGGACAAGATGAAGGCTGGCGACCTGCGGGTGGagcaccagcagcaccaggAGCAGATCTCCAAAATCAAGTGGGACTGTGAGAGGGACATCCGCAGACTG GTGGATGAAATCAAATCTAAAGACCGCACCATCTTTGCTCTGGAGAAGGAGCTGGAGTCAACAGCGGGTTTCTTACAGAAGCTGCAGCTTCAGAAGGACGCATTGGATGAGCAGCTGTTCCTCGTCAAGGAGGCTGAGTGCGGCCTGGGGAGCCCGAAAAGAGAGATTCCAGGCAGAGCTGGAGATGGAGCTGAGCACTGTGGTAGCCCA GACTTGAGGAGAAACCAGAGGCGCATTGCTGAACTCAACTCAACTATACGAAAATTAGAGGATCGCAACTCACTGCTAGTTGACGAGAGGAATGAACTG CTGAAGCGAGTCCGAGAGTCAGAGAAGCAGTGTAAGCCCCTGCTGGACAAGAACAAGCTGCTGAGTAAAAGGAACGATGATTTGACTCAGACCATCCAGAAGCTGGATGAGAAACTCAAGAGCCTGGCCAAGGAGAACAACGAGATG AAGGAGAAGATCAGCTCCCATCCTCCGCTGAAAAAGCTGAAGTCTCTGAATGACCTGGACCAAGCACATGATGACCAGGAAATAGCTTTTCTCAAGCTTCAAGTCCTGGAGCAACAAAGCATGATTGATGAGCTAACAcga GACCGAGAAAAACTACTACGAAAGAAAAGGCATAAAAGAAGTTCGAGGCCAATAAAG AGGCACATCGTAGTAGACACCTTTTTTGGGTACGATGAAGAGTCAATGGACTCGGAGTCGTCTTCAGTGGCTTCGTTTCGGATGGACAGAACTCCTGCTACTCCTGATGAAGACCTGGAAGAG GGTCTTGCCAATGAGGAGTCGGAGCTGCGTTTCCGTCAGCTGACCAGGGAGTATCAGGCCTTACAGCGAGCCTACGCCCTGCTGCAGGAACAGAAAGGAGGCATTTTGGACGCTGAGATGGAAGCAAAA GCTCAGGAGCAGCTCCAAGCAGACGTTCTCAGGTATAAAGCCAAAATAGAGGACTTGGAGAAGGAACTAACCCTGAAGGGACAG GACTCCAAATGGGTGGAGGAGAAGCAGCTCTTCTTACGGAGAAATCAGGAGCTACTGGAGAAG GTGGAAAAGATGGAGTCAGAGTGCAGTCGGGcacagcaggagctgcaggactCCAAAGACCAGAATGAACTGCTGGAGTTTCGGATACTGGAGCTGGAG GAGCGTGAGAGGAGGTCCCCTCCATTCAACCACCTGAGGATGCATCCGTTCTCTGAGGGAGTCAGTGCGCTGCAGATCTACTGTATGAAGGAAGGGGTCAAG GACGTGTGCATACCAGACCTCATCAAACTTCTTGACATCCTGGGAGACAATGGG AACTTAAGAAATGAGGAGCAAGTGGCTATTATTCAGGCTAGCACTGTTTTGTCACTGGCAGAAAAG TGGATTCAGCAGATTGAGGGGACAGAGGCAGCGCTGCACCAGAAGATGATGGACCTGGAGATAGAGATG GAGATGTTCTGTAAACAGAAAGGATATCTAGAGGAGGAGCTGGACTATAGAAAACAGGCCCTGGACCAGGCCTACATg CAAATCCAGGAGTTGGAAGCAACATTATACAATGCCCTGCAGCAGGACAAG GTGATAAAGTACGGTGAACCTCTGGACGAGCTTCAGAAGGACGAACTGCGGACCGCAGTGGAGAAGCTGAGGAGGCAGATGCTGAGGAAGAGTCGGGAGTACGACTGCCAGATCCTCCAGGAGAGGATGGAGCTGTTGCACCAGGCGCACCAG AGAATTCGTGACCTTGAAGACAAGACAGAAATCCAGAGGAGGCAAATTAAAGACCTGGAGGAAAAG tttttgtttctgttcttgTTCTTTTCTCTTGCCTTTATCCTTTGGCCTTGA